Part of the Aquamicrobium lusatiense genome is shown below.
ACCCGGCCGCCCGGCAGAACCCAGAAATCGTCCGCCTCGGCGCGGTGGACAAGCAGATGCCCGTCGCGCAGCGCAACGCCCGCAACCCTGAAGTTGAACCGCCGGGCGCCATGGTCCAGCGTCACCATCCTGCGCGGGGCGGTGGTCATTCGTCCTCGAACAGGCCGATCTGCTGCTGGGTGATGTCGCGCGGCGCTTCCAGCCCCAGATGCCGCCAGGCATTGGCGGTCAGCACGCGCCCGCGCGGCGTGCGCTGGATGAAGCCCTGCTGAATCAGATAGGGCTCGATGATGTCCTCGATGGCGTCGCGCGGCTCCGAAAGGGCTGCCGCGATGGTCTCGATGCCGACCGGGCCGCCGCCGAAATTGCCGGCGATCATGGTCAGGTAGCGGCGGTCGAGCGCATCAAGGCCGAGGCCGTCGACTTCCAGCCGCAGCAGCGCTTCATCCGCGATCCTGCGGTTGACCGTTTCCGCCCCGGCCACCGTCGCGAAATCGCGCACCCGTCGCAGAAGCCGCCCGGCGATGCGCGGCGTGCCCCGCGCCCGGCGCGCGATCTCGACAGCGCCGTCGTCGCTCATCGGCAGGTTGAGCAGGCGCGCGCCACGCCGCACGATCAGCTCCAGCTCGTCGACCGTGTAGAAATTGAGCCGCACCGGAATGCCGAAACGGTCGCGCAGCGGATTGGTGAGCAGGCCGAGCCGCGTCGTCGCCGCCACCAGCGTGAACCGGGCGAGGTCGATCTTGACCGAGCGCGCCGCCGGTCCCTCGCCGATGATCAGGTCGAGCTGGAAATCCTCCATCGCCGGATAGAGGATTTCCTCCACCGCCGGGCTGAGGCGATGGATCTCGTCGATGAACAGCACGTCGCGGTCTTCGAGATTGGTGAGCAACGCCGCCAGATCGCCGGCCTTGGCGATAACAGGGCCGGAGGTAGAGCGGAAATTGACGCCCATCTCGCGCGCCATGATCTGGGCAAGCGTAGTCTTGCCCAATCCTGGCGGGCCGACGAACAGCACATGGTCAAGCGCGTCGCCACGCCCCCTCGCCGCCTCGATGAACACTTTCAGGTTGGCGCGCGCCGCCGCCTGCCCGACGAAATCGTCAAGCGTTTGCGGCCGCAGCGTCTGCTCGGCATCCTCGCCCCGCTTTTCGGAGGAGATCAGGCGATCATCGGAACTCATGATGCCGTCCTGCCATGACGCGATGTCGGGAACAAGTCAGCGATCACCGTGCCAGTTCCTTCAGGCCAAGACGGATGAGCTTTGCCGAATCGGCGTCTTCGCCGGCGGATTTCAGCGCGGCGGCCACCGCATTGGCGGCAATGTCGCGCCCGTAGCCGAGATTGACCAGCGCCGAAACCGCGTCGGCAATCGGCGCAGGCGCCAAGCCCTCGCCCAGTTCCTGCTTGAGCCCGATGGTGCCGGCGGCCTCGCCGGCAAAGGCAGGCGCCTTGTTCTTCAGTTCGGTGACGATGCGTTCCGCCACCTTCTTGCCGACGCCGGGGGCGCGGCTGACCATGGCGATGTCGCGCAGCGCGATGGCGTTGGCCAGATCCGAAGGGCTGAGCGTCGACAGGACCGACATCGCCACCTTGGCGCCGACGCCCGGCACATGCGTGGACAGCAGCCGGAACCAGTCGCGCTCCAGCGCCGAGCTGAACCCGAACAGGCGGATCATGTCCTCGCGCACCACCGTTTCGATGAACAGCACGACCGCCTCGCCCGGCCCTGACATAGAGGCCAGCGTGCGCGCCGAGCAGAAGGCGACATAGCCGACGCCATGCACATCGACGACGCAATGATCCTCGCCGATCTCGTCCAGCGTGCCCTTCAGCTTGCCGATCATGATCCCCGCCCGTCCCTGCTATGCAATCTGCTTCAGCCTGTATGCCACGCTTTGCCGGTGATGGGCATGGCAGATGGCGATGGCGAGCGCATCGGCCGCATCATGGGTGTCGAACACCGCCTTGGGCATCAGCACCTTGACCATCATGTGGATCTGCTTCTTGTCGCCATGGCCGACGCCAATTACCGCTTTCTTGACCGCATTGGGCGCATATTCGGCGACCGGCAGGCCGGCCAGCGCCGGCACCAGCATGGCAATGCCACGCGCCTGCCCGAGCTTCAGCGTCGCCGTTGCGTCCTTGTTGACGAAGGTCTGCTCCACGGCCGCCTCATGCGGCATGGCCTCATGCAGAATTTTCGACAGTCCGTCATGAAGCTGGCACAGACGCGACGCGAGCGTCGCCTTGTCATCCGAGCACACGGAACCGGAGGCGACGAAGCGCAGCGAATTGCCGAGGCTTTCGACAATGCCCCAGCCGGTGCGTCGCAGCCCCGGGTCGATGCCGATGATCCGAATCATTTCCGCCATGATTGCCCACTCTATTCACCGGCGGCAGACTTGCCAGCGAAATGTGAACAAACCAGAAACGAAAAGCGCGTCAGCCGCGCGCGAAGGCCGTGTTGAGCAGCGATATCTGGTCGAACACCGGGCTGCCGCGCTCAAGACCCTGCGGCAGCGCATCGCCATAGACTTCCTCGTCCATGCGCCGCACCAGCGATTGCAGGCGCAACGAGCGGCGCACCAGATCGACGAACTCGACCGGCAGCTCGCTCCAGCCTTCCGCATCCTCGTGCGCCGAGACGGTGTCGAGACGCACCTTCGCCTTTTCGGCGGCCACCTGATCGCGCGTCATCTCGCCGGAATTGGCGGCGCGCTGGAGCAGCAGCCAGGAGGCGATCTGCATGAGGCGCGTGGTCAGCCGCATCGATTCGGCCGCATAAAGGGTCGCGGCCAGCCGGGTCAGCTTCTTCGCCTCGGTGCGCCCGCGCGAATCCAGATATTCGGCGGCCTGTTCAACCAGCCCCATGCCTTCATTGTACAGCGGCTGGAAGGATTGCGAGAAAATGCGGCGCTCGGCCAGCCTGATCGTGTTCCCGCTTTCCTGTGAAGATCGATTCATGATGCACCCTGGTCACCTGCAGAAGCGATTCGCCCCTGCAGCATGACTGCCACCCTATAAGGCTTCCGAGCCGGAAAATGCGCTTCAGAGCTTCGCAAGGCAAGCTTATACTTAATAAAGGGTTAATATGAACAGGCTGCGTGCCAAAATCGGCACACCGGCCATTCCCGCGCCTGAGAAGAAAAAAAGAGCCGCGGGTAAGGCGGCTCTCAGAAGTTAACAGGGAGGCGTCAAACAAAGTGGCTCCAACCACTCGGTAAGAATCCAGATCACTGGATGCACATAGTAAACAGCTGTAAAGCTTAATGCCCGGTTAACAGGGCCCGGATTTCTGCTCGAGAACCCCTTCCGCAGCGGTACTGCGGGCTTGTATTTCAGCGTCTTCGCAATCGTATTGCCTCAGGCAGCGACCTGTTCAAGACAGCTGCTTTGCTCTATGCCCCATTGCCACCAATTTCGCCCTGCATAGGGCAGATCGAAACCGGATACGCCATGAACACCCAATCGCCTCCCGAACGCTGCCGTCTTGTCCTGATCGCCATGCCCGGCACCGATGCCGGACGGCTTCAGGCTGCACTTGAAGGCGGCGATGTGGCGTCGGTGATCTTCGTGCAGGGAACGCTCGACGATTCCGCATTTCAGCGCGTCGCCGCAGACCTCGTGCCAGTCGCCCAGACTGCAGGCGCCGCCGCCGTAATCGCCGGCGACAGCCGCGTGGCCGACCGGGTAAAGGCGGATGGCGTTCATGTCGAAGCAGCTCCTGCGGAACTCGCCGACACGATCGAACGCCTGCAGGAGCGCATGATGGTCGGCACCGGCGGGGTCAAGACGCGCGATGCCGCGCTGGAGCTTGGCGAGGCTGGTCCCGACTACATGTTCTTCGGCCGTTTCGGCTATGACAATGACCCGGTGCCTCATCCGCGCAATCTGGGCCTTGGCGCATGGTGGGCGGAGATGGTGGAAATTCCCTGCATCGTGATGGGCGGTTCCGAAATCGCTTCGGTGACGGAAGTGGCCGCGACCGGGGCCGAATTCGTGGCGCTGTCCGCCGCCATCTTCGCCGAAGGCGCTGATCCGCGTGCGGCTGTCGCAGAAATCAACGCATTGCTCGACGCCAACGCGCCGCGCTTCGGGGAATGAACCATGGCAAGGTGTGTGGCACTGGCTGTGATGATCTTCTGCGCAGGCCACGTCGCCGCGCACGCGGCCGAGACGCCGGCCGACGCCGCTTCCACCCATGAAACCACCGGCAAGGTGGATGAAACCGCCAAAGGCGACCGCCAGCTGCCGCAACCTGCCGACGACAAGGCCGTCTTGCCCGCTCTCGATCCGGCCCGCTTCGGCAAGCTGACCGACGATGCCTATGGCGCCTATCAGCGCGGCCTCTACCAGACCGCCTACAACCTGGCCCTGCCCCGGGCGCAAAACGGCGACCCGGCCGCCCAGACGCTGGTGGCGGAACTGCTGGCACGCGGAATGGGCGTTCCCCTCAACGCCAAGGAAGCCGCGAAATGGTATGCGGCCGCGGCCGAACGCGGCATCCCGGAGGCGCAGTTCCAGTATGCGCTGATGCTGCTTGACGGCGACTTCGTGCCAAAGGATGAAAAGCAGGCTCATGCGCTGATGCAGGCGGCGGCCGAGGCCGGCAATGCGCTCGCCCAGTTCAATTTCGCCCAGCTTCTGGTGAAGGAAAATCCGGGCGATCTCTCCCGCGCGGTGACCTATTACGAGCGCGCTGCGGAAGCCGGCCTTGCCGATGCGCAATATGCGCTGGCGCAGGCCTACGCCAACGGTGTGGGCGGCAAGGCGCATGACGATGCGAAAGCCCGCAGCTTCCTCGAAAAGGCCGCGCGTCAGAATTTCGACACCGCCCAGCTCGACCTTGCGCAATGGCTGATCGACGGTCGCGGCGGCGAGCGCGACTACAAGGAAGGCTTCGGCTGGATGCTGGTAGCTGCGCGCGGCGGCAATGTCGCCGCCCAGAACCGGCTGGCCAAGCTCTATGTCGCCGCCCTCGGCACCGATCCCGACCCGATCCTCGCCGCCGGCTGGTACATCGTTGCACGCCGCGCCGGGCTCATCGACCGCGAGATGGAAGACTATCTCGAAGGCCTGACCGATGAGCAGATGAAGCAAGCGGTGCAGAAGGCCAACCGCCTGCCCTGATGCCCGCCATTAGGCCCTGATGCGGGCGACGAACCCACTGCGACGGCCTTTCTCTTGCTTCGGAACGCGATTTGTGGTCTTGGGAACGCCAATCGCACGCCCCTTTGCCGGCGCCCATTCCACAGATCCGGAGACCTCACAGACATGGCCCGCTCCGCCATATTAAACGTCATGGTTCAGGCTGCCATGAAGGCCGGCCGCTCGCTTTCGCGCGATTTCGGCGAGGTGCAGAACCTGCAGGTCTCGCTCAAGGGCCCGGGTGACTATGTCAGCCAGGCCGACCGCAAGGCCGAAGACATCATCTACACCGAGCTTGCCAAGGCCCGCCCCGGCTACGGCTTCCTGATGGAAGAACGCGGCGCGGTGGCCGGCGACGACGACCAGCACCGCTGGATCGTCGATCCGCTCGATGGCACCACCAACTTCCTTCACGGAATCCCGATCTTCTCCATCTCGATCGCGCTGGAGCGTCAGGGCCAGCTCGTCGCCGCCGTCATCTACAACCCGGCCATGGATGAGCTCTACACCGCCGAGCGCGGCGGCGGAGCCTTCATGAACGACCGCCGGCTGCGCGTCGCCGCCCGCACGAAGCTCTCGGATGCCGTTGTCGGCTGCGGCATTCCGCATCTGGGTCGCGGCCATCACGGCAACTTCCTTGTCGAGCTGCGAAACGTCATGAACGAAGTGGCGGGCGTGCGCCGTATGGGCTCCGCTGCCCTCGACCTTGCCTATGTGGCGGCGGGACGCATGGACGGCTACTGGGAAACCGGCCTTTCGGCATGGGACATCGCCGCCGGCCTTCTGCTGGTGCGCGAGGCGGGCGGCTTCGCCTCCGAACCGGATGGCGGTCAGGACATGCTCGACAGCGGCAATGTCGTCGCCGGCAACGAGACCATCCACCGCGCGCTGGTCAAAACGCTTTCAAGGCCCGTCTCGTCACGCTGACACCATCCGGCTCCATGCGGCCTGCGGCGGGCTGAACAGCCGCCGCATCGGCCCGTCTGCCGGCGCGGTCGCCAGCGCCACCAGCACCGACAGTGTTGCCAGCACTGGCAGGAGCAGAACCTGCGGGATGAGTGCCGGCGCGCCGGAAGCCACGAACGCCATCACCACCAGCCCGTGGAGCAGATAGATGGCCAGCGAGCGCTCGCCAAGCCAGCCGAGCATCGCCGCCCGCGCCGGCACCAGAGCCGCGAAACCCACAGCCGCCGAACCGCCCAGCGCCATCAGGCCAAGACGCGCGATCGCCGGATAATCGGCGTCGGCGGCACCGCTGGCATAGGCGCGGCTGCCGGTGAGCGCACCGGCATTGAGACCCAGCTTCCACCAGAAAAGCACGGCACCCACACTGCCGACAAACATCAGCGCGAAGGCAACCGGGCGCTGTCGCGCGGCAGCGACGAGCTGGGCGCCATAAAGATGGCCGAGCACGAAGAAGGGCAGGAAGTAGAGCGTGCGGGAGAGGCTCAGCGTATAGCCGATGCCATCGTCATATCCGGCCGCCACCGCCACCGCCACGGCCGCCACCAGACCCGCCGGCGAGGCGAACAGCGGCAGCACAAGACGCCAGATGACCATGCTGGCGATGAACCACAGCAGCCAATAAGGCGTGAGCAGCGAATATTCATACCAGCCCGTCAGCCGGCTGGCGCCGATATAGACAAGCTGGAAGACGGCCAGCGGCAGGATCAGTGTCCACACGATCTTGCGATAGTCGCGCCCTTCAAGCCTGTTACGGGCGAACATGCCGGACAGAAAAATGAAAAGCGGCATATGAAAACTGTAGATGCCGACATAGATCGCATGCAACAATTCAGAATCTGACGACGGCTTCTCGATCAGATGTCCGAAGACGACAAGAAGTATTCCAGCACCCCTTAGGGCATCGATATGGCTGTTTCTGTATATATTTACTGGATTCATGAGTGACGGCACGCATCCGTGTCTTTTCTCTCGAAAGCCCCTCCCGCCATCACCGATTCGACTGCTTCAGCATAATTTGGAGATGGGCGAGAGTGTGGCACGGCCGCATAATCCTCTCATCTCGACGGCGCGGCTTCCAATTTCGCCGCAAATCCGATTAGAGTTGCCGCCAGCGCGCAGAAACGAAATGGAAGACGGATGGCCCTGCTCAGATCGTTCGGCATAGGCGGCGGCTCGGATGTGCTGAGCTATGATCCCCACAAGCTTTCCAGCCCGCAGGTGTTCCTGCTCACCATGGTCATCTTTCTGGGACTGGTCGGCTTCATCGCCATCATCCTGTCCCGCCAGATCCACTCGGCCTTTTCCACGAATCCCGGCCTGAACGGCCTGATCCTCGGCGTGCTCATCGTCGGCATTTTGCTCGCCTTCGCGCAGGTCGGCCGCCTGTTTCGCGAGGTTCGGTGGGTGAACTCCTTCCGCGCCGGCGTGGAAGCCACCGACCCCGTCCTGCTGGCGCCGATGAAGGCGATGCTTGGCCGTTCGTCGGCGATCGCCGTCTCCACCAGTTCCATGCGCACAATGCTGGATTCGATCGCCACCCGCCTCGACGAAACCCGCGACACCTCGCGCTACCTCGTCGGCCTGCTGGTGTTTCTCGGCCTGCTCGGCACCTTCTGGGGCCTCCTGGAAACCATCGGATCGATCAGCGACACCATCCAGTCGCTCGATCCCGGCACCGGCGACTCGGCCTCGGTTCTGGAAGCGCTGAAGCAGGGCCTTTCCGCGCCGCTGTCCGGCATGGGCACGGCCTTTTCCTCCTCGCTGTTCGGCCTCTCCGGCTCGCTGGTTCTGGGCTTCCTCGACCTTCAGGCCGGCCGCGCGCAGAACCGTTTCTACACCGAGCTGGAGAACTGGCTCTCCTCGGTCACGGACCTCTCCTCCGACCTGGCCGGCCCCGAAAACGGACGCAGCGCCGGCACCACGGACGAGCTTCGCTCTCTGTCTGAGCGGCTGCGCTCCCTGCAGGAAAGCAACGGCTCCAACCCACGCACGGCAGCCGCCATGGCCAATCTGGCCGACGGCATTGCCGGGCTGGTCAAGAACATGCGCTCCGAACAGCAGATCATGCGCGACTGGGTGGAAGCCCAGTCCGACGAGCAGCGCGCCATGCGCGAAACGCTGGAGAAGATCGCCTCCGCCCTCGACACACAGAAGGGAGTGAAGTGAGGTGGCTCTGGGGCGCGGACGCCGCAGCTATCGCCATATCGACTACTGGCCGGGCTTCGTCGATGCGCTGTCGACGCTGCTGCTCGCCATCATGTTCCTGCTTTCGGTGTTCGTGCTGGCGCAGTTCCTGCTGAGCCGCGAAATTTCCGGCAAGGACGAAGCGCTCAACCGCCTCAATGCGCAGATCAACGAGCTGACCCAGTTGCTCGCTCTGGAAAAGGGCAACACGCAGGACGCGCAGGATGCGCTGGCCAACCTGCAGGCTTCCCTGTCCGCGGCAGAGGCCGAAAAGAGCCGGCTTGAGCAACTGCTGGCCGCCGGGACAGGAGCCGGAAGCGCCGCCACCGCCCGCGCTGACAAGCTGGAGGGCGAACTCGACAGCGAGCGCCAGATCAGCCAGCGCGCGCTGTCGCAGGTGGAACTGCTCAACCAGCAGATTTCGGCCTTGCGCCGCCAGATCGCCGCCCTTGAACAGGCGCTCGACGCTTCGGAAGCGCGCGACCGCGAATCCAACACCAAGATCGCCGATCTCGGCCGGCGGCTGAACGTTGCGCTCGCCCAGCGCGTGCAGGAGCTGAACCGCTACCGCTCCGATTTCTTCGGCCGCCTGCGCGAGATCCTCGCTGACCGCGAGAACATCCGCATCGTCGGCGACCGCTTCGTGTTCCAGTCGGAAGTGTTGTTCCCGCTGGGCTCCGACCAGATCAACGAGGCCGGTCAGGGCGAGATGAAGAAGCTCGCGGATGCCATCATCGAGTTGCAGAAGGAAATCCCGCCCGAGATCAACTGGGTGCTGCGCGTCGACGGCCACACCGACGACCGGCCGCTCTCCGGCACCGGCCGCTTCCGCGACAACTGGGAGCTTTCCGCCTCACGCGCCATCTCCGTGGTCAAGTTCCTGATCGTCAACGGCGTACCCGCCAACCGGCTGGTCGCCGCAGGCTTCGGCGAATACCAGCCGCTCGACGAAGGCGACACACAGGAAGCGCGTGACCGCAACCGCCGCATCGAACTGAAGCTCACCGAGCGGTAACACTCCCGATTAGAGCGTGAAATGCGGCCGGCAAGCGCGGCCAACATTATCTTTTTTTAATTTTTGTTTGCCGGCATCCGGTCCTAGCCTGCTCGCGGATCGGGAACTGCCGGTGGCTTTCAATGCCGCGACGCGACGGAACCGGACGATCCGCTCAGAGAAATCATGTTTCTCTTCAGAAAAGGAGACGCCGAGATGCGCTCTTTGTCTTACACCACCCTCGCCCTCACTGCCGCCCTTGCCGCCGCGCCGCTGACCGGTGCCTTTGCATCGGCGGATGACGCAGCGCCGGGATTGCCCGCTGTCACCGCACAGACAGGCACGGCCAGGGTCATCCTCGACCAGCTCGGCAGCGTCAGCGACGGCATCAACGCGGCCCTCGCAGACAATGTCATCAGCCCGGATCAGGCCAGAACGCTGCGCGCCGACGCGCGCAGCATCCGCAAGGACACCATGGCGCTGGCCGCTTCCGACCATGGCCAGATTCCGACGGCGCAATATCATCAGCTGCTTGGCCGGGTTCAGGGCATTTCCTATCAGGTAAACCCGATCATCTACTAGAGCAATTCCAGCAAAAGTGCGTAGCGGTTTTGCGCCCTGAATTGCGTAGAAACAAAGAGATAGAGCATTGCAGGTGATCCTCTTTTCACCGGGATTGCTCCAGGAAAATGCCTGCAGGGCATCCTCGGGGCGGGCCATGTGCCCGCCTCGCCCAATCAGCCGGAGATCACGCGCCGGCGCCCTGATCCGAACTCTCATCGCGTGCATGCAGGACATGGTCGATCAGGCCCCATTCCAGTCCCTCCTCCGCCGTCATGAAATGGTCGCGGTCCAGCGCCTGCTCCACTTCCGCGTAGCTGCGCCCGCAATGTTCGGCGTAAAGCTGCGTCATGCGCCGCTTGGTGCGCTGGATTTCCTCGGCATGGATGAAGATGTCGGAGGCCTGCCCCTGAAAGCCGCCGGACGGCTGGTGCACCAGGAGGCTGGCATTGGGCAGCGCCGCGCGATGGCCGGGCGCCCCCGCCATCAGCAGGAACGAACCCATGGAGCGGGCCGTGCCCATGCACAGCGTGTGCACCGGGGCGCGGATGTAGCGCATGGTGTCGTACATGGCGAGGCCGCTGGTCACCACGCCGCCCGGCGAATTGATATAGAGATGGATCGGCTTCTTCGGGTTCTCCGATTCCAGAAACAGCATCTGCGCGCAGACCAGAGCCGAAACCGTATCGTTGACCTCACCATTGAGGAAAATGATCCGTTCCCGCAGCAGGCGCGAGAAAATGTCGAACGACCGCTCTCCGCGGCTCGACTGCTCTATGACCATAGGGACGAGTTGCATCGTTTCGCGCATCGGCGAACTCCGTTTTTCAGTGATTGGGGAAGATCTGGAAAACGTCAGGCGGCGCGCATGACGGGCATTCCGTTGCTGTTGGCCGCCTGCGTGCGACTGGCCGACCGCACATCGACAAGCCGGTGGATGACGCGCAGGCTGGTGCCGCCATCCGCATTGGCGGCGATGCGGAAGGTCACCGTGCTTTCAAGAAAGGGCGGCGCGGAGTCGCGCATGCGGTAGCGCACTTCCGCGCCCGGCGTGATGGTTTCTGCCTGCGGATCGGCCAGATCCGTGCCCGGCAGCCATTGCTCGCGGAACTGCGGCAGGCTGATCGCTCGCCAGACCTTTTGCGGCGGGGCATCCAGCTCGTAAGTCTGGTCGATGCCGGCATCCTGCTCTTGTGTCGGTGCGTCGTTCATTGATCCATGTCCTTCAACAGGTCCCGCAGACCATCGATGCGCGCCGGCCAGTAATTGCGGTATTTCGCCATCCAGCGCGCCATCGCTATCAGCCCTTCGGGATCGACCTCATAGTTGACGAAGCGCCCCTGCCTTTCTTCGCGCACCAGCCGGGCGCCACGCAGTACGCCGAGATGTTGCGACATCGCCGGCTGGCTGATCGCCATGCCTTCGCGCAGCGCGCTGGCGTTCATGCTGCCGCCCGCCAGCTTCTCGAAGATCGCGCGGCGGGTGGGATCGGCCAGCGCGCGGAATATCTCATTCTCGTTCATGCCATCACATAAGCACACACTTATCTGATTCGCAAGCACCCATAACGGCCCGCATGCCGGCTCCTCTTGCCAGACGCGCCGCATTCCTGTCCCCTGCCCTTCGTTACAGAATCAGGACTGCAGAATGTCGTTCCAGAAGCTCGATGATCTTTGCCGCCGGCTCGAAGCGCTCGAACATGCGCTGGCCATACTGGGCGCCGACGAGGCCACGCATATGGCCGTGGGCGGCGGCGAAAAGCGCGCCGAGGCCATGGCTACCCTTTCCGGCCTGTATCACCGGCAGGCGACCGCACCCGAAATCGGCGACTGGATCGCCGCTGCCGAGACCGAGGCGCTGAACGAGGACCAGACGGCGGCGCTGCGCGAATTCAGGCGCCACCACACCAACCTCACCTGCCTGCCGGCCGAGTTCGTCGAGCGCCAGACGGCGGCGCGCCTGCGCTGCGAGCAATTGTGGCGCGACCTGCGCGCAAAAGGCGACTGGTCGAGCTTCCAGCTGGCACTTGAGGGCGTGGTGGCGCTGGCGCGGGAGGAAGCCGCCATGCGCGCCGAGGTGCTGGGCCTTTCCCCCTATGATGCGCTGATGGAGCAATATGATCCCGGCAACCGCGCCGCCGACATCACCCCGGTCTTCACCGACCTCAAGGCGTTCCTCAAGGATTTCGTGCCGCAGGCGCTCGATGTGCAGGCGCAGCGACGTGCAAAGCGCCCGTTGAAACCGCTCTCCGGCACCTATGCGATCGAGAAACAGCGGGCGCTCGGCCTCGCCATGATGGAGGCTGTCGGCTTCGACCTGACGCGGGGCAGCCTGTCGGTCTCCCACCACCCGTTCTGCGGCGGCGTGCCGAGCGACGTGCGCATCACCACGCGCTACCGCACCACCGAGTTCCTGTCGGCGCTGATGGGCATATTGCACGAGACCGGCCATGCGCTTTACGAGCAGAACCTGCCGCGCGACTGGTCGCATTGGCCGCTCGGCAAGGCGCGCGGCATGGCTATCCATGAAAGCCAGAGCCTGTTCGTGGAAAAGCAGATCGGCCGCAACCCCGCCTTCTGGCGCTGGGCGCTGCCGGTGGTGGACAGCCACCTCGGCGAAAGCTGGTCGCTGGACGACATCCTGCCTCACGTCCATCAGGTCGGGCGTGGGCTGATCCGCGTCGATGCCGACGAGGTGACCTATCCGCTGCATGTCATCCTGCGCTACGAGCTGGAGCAGGAGCTGATTTCCGGCAAACTCGACGTCGCCGATATTCCGCAGGCATGGGATGCGCGCATGCGCGATTATCTCGGTCTTTCCACCATCGACAATCCGGGCGACGGACCGATGCAGGACGTTCACTGGCCGGGCGGCGCCTTTGGCTATTTCCCCTCCTACACGCTGGGCGCGATGATGGCGGCGCAGCAATGGGCGGCACTTGTGCGCGAACATCCCGACACGGATGAGGCCATCGCGAGAGGCGATTTCTCCGCCGTCAACGAATGGCGCAGAACCCGCATCTGGGCGCAGGGCTCGCGCTGGTCGACGCCGGACCTGATGCAGCGCGCCACCGGCGAAAAGCTCGACGCGCACCACTTCATCGCCCATCTGCAAAAGCGCTATGGCGGCAAGGGAGAGCCTTAATGGAGCTTACCAATCAGGACATCGAAGACCTCGTCGCCTTCCGCCGCGATTTGCACCGCTTCCCCGAAATCTCCAACGAGGAGAAGGAGACGGCAGAACGCGTGGTTGCCTTTCTGGCCGACACCGGAGCCGACGAAATGCTGACCGGACTGGGAGGCCACGGCGTCGCCCTCGTCTATGACAGCGGAAAACCCGGCCCGACGCTTCTCTTCCGCGCCGAACTGGATGCCCTGCCCATCGCAGAGATTTCAGACATTCCGCATCGCTCGACCATCGAGGGCAAGGGCCATATGTGCGGCCATGACGGCCATATGGCCATCCTCGCCGCCCTTGGCCGCCTGTTCGGACGGCAGCGGCCGGCAAGCGGCCGCGTGGTGCTGATGTACCAGCCGGCCGAGGAAACCGGCGACGGCGCGGCCGGCGTGACCGCCGATCCGCGCTATGCGCTGATC
Proteins encoded:
- the ruvB gene encoding Holliday junction branch migration DNA helicase RuvB, yielding MSSDDRLISSEKRGEDAEQTLRPQTLDDFVGQAAARANLKVFIEAARGRGDALDHVLFVGPPGLGKTTLAQIMAREMGVNFRSTSGPVIAKAGDLAALLTNLEDRDVLFIDEIHRLSPAVEEILYPAMEDFQLDLIIGEGPAARSVKIDLARFTLVAATTRLGLLTNPLRDRFGIPVRLNFYTVDELELIVRRGARLLNLPMSDDGAVEIARRARGTPRIAGRLLRRVRDFATVAGAETVNRRIADEALLRLEVDGLGLDALDRRYLTMIAGNFGGGPVGIETIAAALSEPRDAIEDIIEPYLIQQGFIQRTPRGRVLTANAWRHLGLEAPRDITQQQIGLFEDE
- the ruvA gene encoding Holliday junction branch migration protein RuvA produces the protein MIGKLKGTLDEIGEDHCVVDVHGVGYVAFCSARTLASMSGPGEAVVLFIETVVREDMIRLFGFSSALERDWFRLLSTHVPGVGAKVAMSVLSTLSPSDLANAIALRDIAMVSRAPGVGKKVAERIVTELKNKAPAFAGEAAGTIGLKQELGEGLAPAPIADAVSALVNLGYGRDIAANAVAAALKSAGEDADSAKLIRLGLKELAR
- the ruvC gene encoding crossover junction endodeoxyribonuclease RuvC translates to MAEMIRIIGIDPGLRRTGWGIVESLGNSLRFVASGSVCSDDKATLASRLCQLHDGLSKILHEAMPHEAAVEQTFVNKDATATLKLGQARGIAMLVPALAGLPVAEYAPNAVKKAVIGVGHGDKKQIHMMVKVLMPKAVFDTHDAADALAIAICHAHHRQSVAYRLKQIA
- a CDS encoding DUF1465 family protein; translation: MNRSSQESGNTIRLAERRIFSQSFQPLYNEGMGLVEQAAEYLDSRGRTEAKKLTRLAATLYAAESMRLTTRLMQIASWLLLQRAANSGEMTRDQVAAEKAKVRLDTVSAHEDAEGWSELPVEFVDLVRRSLRLQSLVRRMDEEVYGDALPQGLERGSPVFDQISLLNTAFARG
- a CDS encoding thiamine phosphate synthase, giving the protein MNTQSPPERCRLVLIAMPGTDAGRLQAALEGGDVASVIFVQGTLDDSAFQRVAADLVPVAQTAGAAAVIAGDSRVADRVKADGVHVEAAPAELADTIERLQERMMVGTGGVKTRDAALELGEAGPDYMFFGRFGYDNDPVPHPRNLGLGAWWAEMVEIPCIVMGGSEIASVTEVAATGAEFVALSAAIFAEGADPRAAVAEINALLDANAPRFGE
- a CDS encoding tetratricopeptide repeat protein, whose translation is MARCVALAVMIFCAGHVAAHAAETPADAASTHETTGKVDETAKGDRQLPQPADDKAVLPALDPARFGKLTDDAYGAYQRGLYQTAYNLALPRAQNGDPAAQTLVAELLARGMGVPLNAKEAAKWYAAAAERGIPEAQFQYALMLLDGDFVPKDEKQAHALMQAAAEAGNALAQFNFAQLLVKENPGDLSRAVTYYERAAEAGLADAQYALAQAYANGVGGKAHDDAKARSFLEKAARQNFDTAQLDLAQWLIDGRGGERDYKEGFGWMLVAARGGNVAAQNRLAKLYVAALGTDPDPILAAGWYIVARRAGLIDREMEDYLEGLTDEQMKQAVQKANRLP
- a CDS encoding inositol monophosphatase family protein, translating into MARSAILNVMVQAAMKAGRSLSRDFGEVQNLQVSLKGPGDYVSQADRKAEDIIYTELAKARPGYGFLMEERGAVAGDDDQHRWIVDPLDGTTNFLHGIPIFSISIALERQGQLVAAVIYNPAMDELYTAERGGGAFMNDRRLRVAARTKLSDAVVGCGIPHLGRGHHGNFLVELRNVMNEVAGVRRMGSAALDLAYVAAGRMDGYWETGLSAWDIAAGLLLVREAGGFASEPDGGQDMLDSGNVVAGNETIHRALVKTLSRPVSSR
- a CDS encoding acyltransferase family protein; the encoded protein is MNPVNIYRNSHIDALRGAGILLVVFGHLIEKPSSDSELLHAIYVGIYSFHMPLFIFLSGMFARNRLEGRDYRKIVWTLILPLAVFQLVYIGASRLTGWYEYSLLTPYWLLWFIASMVIWRLVLPLFASPAGLVAAVAVAVAAGYDDGIGYTLSLSRTLYFLPFFVLGHLYGAQLVAAARQRPVAFALMFVGSVGAVLFWWKLGLNAGALTGSRAYASGAADADYPAIARLGLMALGGSAAVGFAALVPARAAMLGWLGERSLAIYLLHGLVVMAFVASGAPALIPQVLLLPVLATLSVLVALATAPADGPMRRLFSPPQAAWSRMVSA